From one Streptomyces sp. Q6 genomic stretch:
- a CDS encoding DeoR/GlpR family DNA-binding transcription regulator, with the protein MSENQNLLAEQRRALILDEVRRRGGVRVNELTRKLGVSDMTVRRDLDALARQGVLEKVHGGAVPVVEASTHEPGFEAKSSLELTAKEDIARAAAPLAAPGSAIALSGGTTTYALAQQLLDVPDLTVVTNSVRVADVFHTAQRSAGTRQGAATVVLTGGVRTPSDSLVGPVADQAIATLHFDVLFLGVHGISPEAGLSTPNLAEAETNRRLVQSARRVVVVADHTKWGTVGLSSFASLDQVDTLVTDAGLPVEARAEISEHVRLVVAGEPEAGTDI; encoded by the coding sequence GTGAGCGAGAATCAGAACCTCCTCGCGGAGCAGCGCCGCGCCCTGATCCTCGACGAGGTGCGCCGTCGCGGCGGTGTCCGGGTCAACGAACTGACCAGGAAGCTCGGCGTCTCCGACATGACGGTCCGCCGCGATCTGGACGCGCTGGCCCGGCAGGGCGTGCTGGAGAAGGTGCACGGCGGCGCGGTGCCGGTCGTCGAGGCGAGCACCCACGAGCCGGGCTTCGAGGCGAAGTCGAGCCTGGAGCTGACCGCCAAGGAAGACATCGCACGGGCGGCCGCTCCGCTCGCCGCGCCCGGTTCGGCGATCGCCCTGTCCGGCGGCACGACGACGTATGCCCTGGCGCAGCAGCTGCTCGACGTGCCGGATCTGACGGTCGTCACCAACTCGGTGCGGGTCGCCGACGTGTTCCACACGGCGCAGCGCAGCGCGGGCACCCGGCAGGGCGCGGCCACCGTGGTCCTGACCGGTGGGGTGCGCACGCCCTCCGATTCACTGGTGGGGCCGGTCGCCGACCAGGCCATCGCCACGCTCCACTTCGACGTGCTGTTCCTCGGCGTGCACGGGATCAGCCCGGAGGCCGGCCTGTCCACGCCGAACCTGGCGGAGGCGGAGACGAACCGGCGGCTCGTGCAGTCCGCGCGGCGGGTGGTCGTCGTCGCCGACCACACCAAGTGGGGGACGGTGGGCCTGAGTTCGTTCGCCTCGCTCGACCAGGTGGACACGCTCGTGACGGACGCGGGGCTGCCGGTGGAGGCGCGCGCGGAGATCTCCGAGCACGTGCGGCTCGTGGTCGCCGGTGAGCCCGAGGCCGGTACAGACATCTGA
- a CDS encoding SRPBCC family protein, giving the protein MARRLLPVGLDFVETAPLRLVFAREVSASPDAVYRALAEDVAGWPQWFSAVTSARPLDDGARREVRLKGGTRFVETIVAAEPGEVYAYRVDETNAPGMRALLEEWRITPTIGGARVQWTFAADGAAPFRVGLRAGRSGLGRAFRDAVAALERRLASTPA; this is encoded by the coding sequence ATGGCACGCCGTCTTCTGCCCGTCGGCCTCGACTTCGTCGAGACCGCTCCGCTACGACTCGTGTTCGCCCGCGAGGTGTCGGCATCGCCGGACGCGGTGTACCGGGCACTCGCCGAGGACGTGGCCGGATGGCCGCAGTGGTTCTCCGCGGTGACCTCGGCACGGCCGCTGGACGACGGGGCGCGGCGCGAGGTGCGGCTCAAGGGTGGGACGCGGTTCGTCGAGACGATCGTCGCGGCCGAGCCCGGCGAGGTGTACGCGTACCGGGTCGACGAGACCAACGCACCGGGAATGCGGGCCCTGTTGGAGGAGTGGCGGATCACGCCGACCATCGGCGGGGCGCGGGTGCAGTGGACGTTCGCGGCGGACGGGGCCGCGCCCTTCCGGGTGGGCCTGCGCGCCGGCCGGTCCGGGCTCGGCCGAGCGTTCCGCGACGCGGTCGCGGCGCTGGAACGACGACTCGCTTCGACTCCCGCCTAG
- a CDS encoding PLP-dependent cysteine synthase family protein: MPTLDVDHTDADYRAWLKEAVRKVQADSNRSADTHLLRFPLPEHWGIDLYLKDESTHPTGSLKHRLARSLFLYGLCNGWIRPGRPVIEASSGSTAVSEAYFAKLIGVPFIAVMPRTTSAEKCRLIEFHGGQCHFVDDSRTMYEESAALADRTGGHYMDQFTYAERATDWRGNNNIAESIYRQMELERYPHPTWIVATAGTGGTSATLARYVHYMQHDTRICVADPENSCFFEGWTTDNCDATSDCGSRIEGIGRPRMEPSFVPGAIDRMMKVPDAASVAAVRALEAAIGRKAGGSTGTGLWSALKIVAEMVAQGSRGSVVTLLCDPGDRYLDKYYSDAWLEQQGLDIRPYTEAIDLLLETGRWPG, encoded by the coding sequence ATGCCGACGCTCGACGTCGACCACACGGACGCCGACTACCGCGCCTGGCTCAAAGAAGCCGTCCGCAAGGTCCAGGCCGACAGCAACCGCTCGGCCGACACCCACCTGCTGCGCTTCCCCCTCCCTGAGCACTGGGGCATCGACCTCTATCTCAAGGACGAGTCGACGCACCCGACGGGCAGCCTCAAGCACCGCCTGGCCCGCTCCCTCTTCCTGTACGGCCTGTGCAACGGCTGGATCCGCCCGGGGCGCCCGGTGATCGAGGCGTCCAGCGGCTCGACGGCCGTCTCCGAGGCCTACTTCGCGAAGCTGATCGGTGTCCCCTTCATCGCGGTGATGCCGCGTACGACCAGCGCCGAGAAGTGCCGACTGATCGAATTCCACGGCGGGCAGTGCCACTTCGTGGACGACTCCCGGACGATGTACGAGGAATCGGCCGCGCTCGCCGACCGCACCGGCGGCCACTACATGGACCAGTTCACGTACGCGGAGCGGGCCACGGACTGGCGCGGCAACAACAACATCGCCGAGTCGATCTACCGGCAGATGGAGCTGGAGCGCTATCCGCACCCGACGTGGATCGTCGCGACCGCGGGCACCGGAGGCACCTCGGCGACCCTCGCCCGCTATGTGCACTACATGCAGCACGACACCCGCATCTGCGTCGCCGACCCGGAGAACTCCTGCTTCTTCGAGGGCTGGACGACGGACAACTGCGACGCGACGAGCGACTGCGGCTCCCGGATCGAGGGCATCGGCCGCCCGCGCATGGAGCCGAGCTTCGTGCCCGGCGCCATCGACCGGATGATGAAGGTCCCGGACGCGGCGAGCGTCGCGGCGGTCCGCGCCCTGGAGGCCGCCATCGGCCGCAAGGCGGGCGGCTCGACCGGTACGGGCCTGTGGAGCGCCCTCAAGATCGTCGCGGAGATGGTGGCGCAGGGGAGCCGGGGCAGTGTGGTGACCCTGCTGTGCGACCCGGGCGACCGCTACCTGGACAAGTACTACTCCGACGCATGGCTGGAGCAGCAGGGCTTGGACATCCGCCCGTACACGGAGGCGATCGACCTTCTCCTGGAGACGGGCCGGTGGCCGGGCTAG